From the genome of Populus alba chromosome 10, ASM523922v2, whole genome shotgun sequence, one region includes:
- the LOC118043101 gene encoding uncharacterized protein: protein MGHRCCSKQKVKRGLWSPEEDEKLVKYIATHGHGSWSSVPKFAGLKRCGKSCRLRWLNYLRPELKKGCFSALEEQVIIDAHRILGNRWSQISKHLPGRTDNEVKNFWNSRLKKKLMAQGLDPKTHNLIPSHQRAANKVACNISPSNQQPFSIISQDSKMKDVSMEINPPILTLASPYPSNSSAQPSMLQTTTSLPLPSSCYDNNPSFIWNVNTQNSYDSSLFPCVSSIENSLVSPSSSTSVNPTGFGLLDEDCFWSCGNIVEPFEAARLFEGMRSQDQENQLNKICDTQIVDKNKGVHDNMDAPFDTSIYDLELVDSKLFPGSMCRDLSSMGDLSWNF from the exons ATGGGCCATAGGTGCTGCAGCAAACAGAAAGTTAAAAGAGGGCTGTGGTCTCCTGAAGAAGATGAGAAGCTTGTCAAATATATCGCCACTCATGGTCATGGAAGCTGGAGCTCTGTCCCTAAATTTGCAG GTTTAAAAAGGTGTGGTAAGAGTTGCCGGTTGAGATGGCTGAACTACTTGAGACCAGAACTCAAGAAGGGTTGCTTTTCTGCGCTAGAAGAGCAGGTCATCATAGATGCTCATAGAATTTTGGGCAACAG ATGGTCTCAGATATCAAAACATCTCCCAGGAAGGACAGATAATGAGGTGAAGAATTTCTGGAACTCACGCCTAAAGAAAAAGCTCATGGCACAAGGCTTGGACCCAAAAACTCACAACTTGATTCCTTCTCATCAGAGGGCAGCTAATAAGGTTGCATGCAATATATCACCGTCTAACCAACAACCCTTTTCAATTATCTCCCAGGATTCAAAGATGAAAGATGTTTCCATGGAGATAAACCCTCCTATTCTAACTCTAGCTTCCCCTTATCCTTCTAATAGCAGCGCTCAACCTTCGATGCTTCAAACAACAACCAGCTTACCCTTGCCCTCCTCTTGTTATGATAACAACCCTAGTTTCATTTGGAATGTAAATACTCAAAATTCTTATGATTCTTCCCTTTTTCCTTGCGTGTCATCCATTGAGAACTCACTCGTTTCCCCTTCATCTTCGACTTCGGTGAACCCAACTGGGTTTGGTCTCCTAGATGAAGATTGCTTTTGGAGTTGTGGTAACATTGTTGAGCCCTTTGAAGCCGCAAGATTATTCGAAGGCATGCGATCACAGGATCAAGAAAACCAGCTGAACAAGATTTGTGACACACAAATCGTTGATAAGAACAAAGGAGTTCATGATAATATGGATGCTCCATTTGACACCTCTATCTATGATCTTGAGTTGGTCGACTCCAAATTATTTCCTGGTTCAATGTGTCGTGATCTTAGCTCCATGGGTGATCTTTCATGGAACTTTTAG